One Pseudomonas muyukensis DNA segment encodes these proteins:
- a CDS encoding anti-sigma factor family protein produces MTRLIPTEDELHAYVDDCLAPARRAAVEAWLAANPQEAARIEAWQADARRLRAALAGFGERPLDPGLALAPLRKRLRQRRQRRLAAAAVLLLAVGLGGLGGWQAREATLFAGMLPMADAVQAHRIFAQASALDIQASDPARLQAWLGRHFNRVGQLPDLTGFGFQPVGARLLSNEAGPAALLVFEDGQGKRISLFLRSPGEHFERMPTGQRTEGQLAARYWSHGDYNFALVSAADDARVEPLRKALGVSL; encoded by the coding sequence ATGACACGCTTGATCCCCACTGAAGACGAACTGCACGCCTACGTCGACGACTGCCTGGCGCCTGCGCGCCGGGCCGCGGTCGAGGCCTGGCTGGCGGCCAACCCGCAGGAGGCGGCGCGGATCGAGGCCTGGCAAGCGGATGCCCGGCGCTTGCGCGCGGCCCTGGCGGGGTTTGGCGAGCGGCCGCTCGACCCAGGACTGGCACTGGCGCCATTGCGCAAGCGCTTGCGCCAACGCCGGCAACGGCGCCTGGCTGCGGCGGCCGTGCTGCTGCTGGCCGTGGGCCTGGGCGGGCTAGGGGGCTGGCAGGCGCGGGAGGCGACGCTGTTCGCCGGGATGTTGCCGATGGCCGATGCCGTGCAAGCCCACCGGATATTCGCCCAGGCCAGCGCACTGGATATCCAGGCCAGTGATCCGGCGCGTTTGCAAGCGTGGCTGGGCCGCCACTTCAACCGGGTCGGCCAGTTGCCGGACCTGACCGGCTTCGGTTTCCAGCCGGTGGGCGCGCGCTTGCTGAGCAACGAAGCGGGGCCTGCGGCCTTGCTGGTGTTCGAGGACGGCCAGGGTAAACGCATCAGCCTGTTCCTGCGCTCGCCCGGCGAGCATTTCGAACGCATGCCCACCGGCCAGCGTACCGAGGGCCAGCTGGCGGCGCGATACTGGTCGCATGGCGACTACAACTTTGCCTTGGTCAGCGCCGCCGATGATGCGCGCGTCGAACCGCTGCGCAAGGCGTTGGGCGTCAGCCTGTAG
- the xthA gene encoding exodeoxyribonuclease III — protein sequence MKIVSFNINGLRARPHQLAALVDKHQPDVIGLQETKVSDEQFPLADIEALGYHVHYHGQKGHYGVALLSKQAPLTLFKGFASDEEDAQRRFIWGTFADADGTPITIMNGYFPQGESRDHPTKFPAKQRFYSDLQALLEGQFKNDQPVVVMGDVNISPQDCDIGIGPDNAKRWLKTGKCSFLPEEREWMERLKGWGLVDSFRHLHPEVADRFSWFDYRSRGFEDEPKRGLRIDLIMASQGLLPRLKAAGVDYDLRGMEKPSDHAPIWLELA from the coding sequence ATGAAGATCGTCTCGTTCAACATCAATGGCCTGCGCGCCCGTCCGCACCAACTGGCGGCGCTGGTCGACAAGCACCAGCCGGACGTGATCGGCCTGCAGGAAACCAAGGTCAGCGACGAGCAGTTCCCGCTGGCCGACATCGAGGCGCTCGGCTACCACGTCCACTACCACGGCCAGAAAGGCCATTACGGCGTGGCCCTGCTGTCCAAACAAGCCCCGCTGACGCTGTTCAAGGGGTTCGCCAGTGACGAGGAGGACGCCCAGCGCCGCTTCATCTGGGGCACCTTCGCCGACGCCGACGGCACGCCGATCACCATCATGAACGGCTACTTCCCCCAGGGCGAAAGCCGCGACCACCCCACTAAGTTCCCGGCCAAGCAGCGCTTCTACAGCGACCTGCAAGCGCTGCTCGAAGGGCAGTTCAAGAACGACCAACCTGTAGTGGTGATGGGCGATGTGAACATCTCGCCCCAGGACTGCGACATCGGCATCGGCCCGGACAATGCCAAGCGCTGGCTCAAGACCGGCAAGTGCAGCTTCCTGCCCGAGGAGCGTGAATGGATGGAGCGGCTCAAGGGCTGGGGGCTGGTCGACAGCTTCCGCCACCTGCACCCTGAGGTGGCCGATCGGTTCAGCTGGTTCGACTACCGCAGCCGTGGGTTCGAGGACGAGCCCAAGCGCGGGCTGCGCATCGACCTGATCATGGCCTCGCAGGGGCTGCTGCCGCGGCTGAAGGCGGCCGGGGTCGACTATGACCTGCGCGGCATGGAGAAACCCTCGGATCATGCGCCGATCTGGCTTGAACTGGCCTGA
- a CDS encoding Mor transcription activator family protein yields the protein METPDLSNIETNQLPQSLQALIECIGLQNAYRLTSAFGGRPKYIPKHRDRTKLADVLPPQALDALIERFAGLALEIPKADHFQRQLRNQQIQKESADGLSRSLLADKYGLSLRQIGNIRRQDCHAR from the coding sequence GTGGAAACGCCAGATCTGAGCAACATAGAAACCAACCAGCTCCCACAGTCGCTGCAAGCACTGATCGAATGCATCGGTTTGCAAAACGCCTATCGCCTGACCAGCGCCTTCGGCGGACGCCCCAAGTACATCCCCAAGCATCGCGATCGCACCAAGCTGGCAGACGTCCTGCCACCCCAGGCGCTCGACGCGCTGATCGAGCGCTTTGCCGGCCTGGCCCTGGAAATTCCCAAGGCCGACCATTTCCAGCGGCAATTGCGCAACCAGCAGATCCAGAAAGAAAGCGCCGACGGCCTGTCCCGCAGCCTGCTGGCCGACAAATACGGTTTGAGTCTGCGCCAGATCGGCAACATCCGTCGCCAGGACTGTCACGCCCGTTGA
- a CDS encoding autotransporter assembly complex protein TamA, producing MTYSGRLGWGLLLLAASSMAWAQSELLVRVKPANKTLKSNIEGYIGSLGDRDEEALLRFSRGAEEQARKAAQALGYYQAQVDSEVKAPGDKDKPAQLILRIEPGEPVHLRNVTVRIEGPASELKAFRIPDSKALRPGEQLNHGSYEDAKRLIQNQASRYGFFDGRFQRQRLAVDPQAGVADIELIYQSGPRYRLGAVNFGGDTPLDNDLLQRMVSFKPGTPYDSELIAELNNDLQSSGYFEGVRVDAAPTAAVGEEIPVDVRLDTRKPRTMGLGLGFSTDVGPRGKANWTRHWVNPQGHSYGWETELSAPRQNVGLWYDIPLDPPLTDKLRFAGGYQNEDISGTDTLSKLLTVGPEWHSKLPSGWQRVISLKYQREEYRLGDDSGLSNLLMPGVSFSYLRSDNRIDPHNGYRLQFDLQAAKEGLGSDTNLVHGNVLLKGLTTLGQNHRLLGRVQFGGSATNGYQQNIPPSLRFFAGGDQSVRGYDYQSLSPKNNKGDRIGGRYLVAGSAEYQYSIAEKWRLATFIDQGNSFNSLELPSLKTGVGFGVRWVSPVGPLRLDLARALDDDGGLRLHFSMGPEL from the coding sequence ATGACGTATTCAGGAAGACTTGGCTGGGGCCTGCTTTTGTTGGCCGCCAGCTCCATGGCATGGGCGCAGAGCGAATTGCTGGTGCGGGTCAAACCCGCCAACAAGACGCTCAAGTCCAATATCGAAGGTTATATCGGCAGCCTGGGTGACCGCGACGAAGAAGCGCTGCTGCGTTTCAGCCGGGGCGCCGAGGAGCAGGCGCGCAAGGCGGCCCAGGCCCTGGGCTACTATCAGGCGCAAGTCGACAGCGAGGTCAAGGCGCCTGGCGACAAGGACAAACCCGCGCAATTGATCCTGCGAATCGAGCCGGGGGAGCCTGTGCACCTGCGCAACGTCACCGTGCGCATCGAGGGGCCGGCCAGCGAACTCAAGGCCTTTCGCATCCCCGACAGCAAGGCCCTGCGCCCAGGCGAGCAACTTAACCATGGCAGCTACGAGGATGCCAAGCGCCTGATCCAGAACCAGGCCTCGCGCTACGGTTTCTTCGATGGCCGTTTCCAGCGCCAGCGCCTGGCGGTCGATCCCCAGGCCGGGGTGGCCGACATCGAACTCATCTACCAGAGCGGCCCGCGCTATCGCCTGGGCGCGGTGAACTTCGGCGGCGATACGCCGCTGGACAACGACCTGTTGCAACGCATGGTGTCGTTCAAGCCCGGTACCCCCTACGATTCCGAACTGATCGCCGAACTCAACAACGATCTGCAATCGAGCGGCTACTTCGAGGGCGTGCGGGTAGATGCAGCGCCCACCGCCGCGGTGGGCGAGGAGATCCCCGTGGACGTGCGCCTCGATACCCGCAAGCCGCGGACCATGGGCCTGGGCCTGGGCTTCTCGACCGACGTCGGCCCGCGCGGCAAGGCCAACTGGACTCGGCACTGGGTCAATCCGCAAGGCCATAGTTACGGCTGGGAGACCGAGCTCTCGGCACCGCGGCAAAACGTCGGCCTGTGGTACGACATTCCGCTGGACCCGCCGCTCACCGACAAGCTGCGCTTCGCCGGTGGCTACCAGAACGAAGACATCTCCGGCACCGACACCCTCAGCAAGCTGCTGACGGTCGGCCCGGAATGGCACAGCAAGCTGCCCAGCGGCTGGCAGCGGGTCATCTCGCTGAAATACCAGCGTGAAGAGTACCGCCTGGGCGACGACTCGGGCCTGAGCAACCTGCTCATGCCGGGCGTGAGTTTTTCCTACTTGCGCAGCGACAACCGCATCGACCCGCACAACGGCTATCGCCTGCAGTTCGACCTGCAGGCGGCCAAGGAAGGGCTGGGCTCGGACACCAACCTGGTGCATGGCAACGTGCTGCTCAAGGGCCTGACCACCCTTGGCCAGAACCATCGTTTGCTCGGCCGGGTGCAGTTCGGCGGCAGCGCGACCAATGGCTATCAGCAGAACATCCCACCCTCGCTGCGCTTCTTTGCCGGTGGTGACCAGAGCGTGCGCGGCTACGACTACCAGTCGCTGTCGCCGAAGAACAACAAGGGCGACCGCATCGGTGGTCGCTACCTGGTCGCGGGCAGCGCCGAGTACCAGTATTCGATTGCGGAAAAATGGCGCCTGGCAACCTTCATCGACCAGGGCAACTCCTTCAACTCGCTGGAGCTGCCTAGCCTGAAGACCGGTGTCGGTTTCGGCGTGCGCTGGGTGTCGCCGGTTGGGCCGTTGCGCCTGGACCTGGCGCGCGCGCTGGATGACGATGGCGGTCTGCGCCTGCACTTTTCCATGGGGCCTGAGCTGTGA
- a CDS encoding translocation/assembly module TamB domain-containing protein codes for MRVFRTCLIVLLGLLSLIGLALGLLLGTDAGSRWLLGRVPGLEVSDFSGRLGGQWQASQLRWVEGDNRVELQAAQMSWSPACLLRATLCIERLQAERIDMAFAPGEQQADSGPLQLPTLRLPLAIELGEVKVGQMRLDGSDLLGDLQLAAHWTASGLRVDTLRVRRDDLLLDICADVQPQGDWPLQLQGTLQLPAVDGKAWQLALNAKGALQQTLTLQADSSGYLDARLSGELQALAEHLPARLSIRSDGFKPAGSLPDTLQLNQLKLDAQGDLLKGYRLSGSATLPAEQGPVGLVLAGKVDAKGARLDALDLKARDSQHLKLQASADWQQGLSAEASLDWLDFPWLRLYPLEPAPQVSLKRLDAQVQYRDGNYKGAFKGDLDGPAGAFSLASPFEGDLAQVRLPQLALSAGQGKAAGSIALRFADSLAWDVDLQLSALDPAYWLAELPGSLAGPLRSQGEWHNEQLRLKAQLDLKGRLRGQPALLKVDAEGEGDHWTLGSLAVQLGDNRITGSGSLQQRLAGRIDLELPRLGQLWPQLQGQAKGRLDVAGTLAAPQGTFTLQGQQLGQADNRLQRLDLDARLDNAQRAQLALKVGGIRLGETALGNLEVQGKGDIRQQAATLALVGPQLKLDLAVDGALSKGDWRGRLASGRIQAGGQDWQLQAPTKLQRLANGQLDFAAHCWRSGQASLCGEDQRLAPEPRLRYHLKQFPLDSLAQWLPKDFAWQGLLNADINLDIPASGPKGTVRIDASQGTLRVRDKGRWVDFPYQVLRLDSSLAPRRVDTRLDFQGQRLGQLSLNTRLDPLGRNKPLSGDFHLAGLDLSIARPFLPMVERLAGQLNGSGRLSGSLLAPQVDGSLALSGGEVSGAELPVSLEALSLQALIAGEQVQLKGDWRSGEAGRGQLAGQMTWGQALAMDLRLQGQQLPVNVEPYAALEVAPDLVIRLVEDRLAVTGKVHVPKGKITVRELPPSTVKVSDDTVIVGQQTDAGKPPMAVAMDIDVDVGREKLSFSGFGLSANLLGHVHIGDNLDTRGELSLADGRYRAYGQRLTIRRARLLFAGPIDQPYLDIEAIRQVDDVIAGIRLSGSAEQPTTKVFSEPAMSQEQALSYLVLGRPLGGSGEDNNMLAEAALGLGLMGSAGLTGGLASNLGIEDFQLDTQGSGNSTSVVASGNLTERLSLRYGVGVFEPANTIALRYKLSKKVYLEAASGLASSLDIFYKRDF; via the coding sequence ATGCGTGTATTCAGAACCTGCCTGATCGTGCTGCTGGGCCTGTTGAGCCTGATCGGACTTGCCCTGGGCCTGCTGCTTGGCACCGATGCCGGCAGCCGTTGGCTGCTGGGGCGGGTGCCGGGGCTTGAGGTCAGTGATTTCAGTGGTCGCCTGGGCGGCCAATGGCAGGCCAGCCAGCTGCGCTGGGTCGAGGGTGACAACCGGGTCGAGCTGCAAGCCGCGCAAATGAGCTGGTCACCGGCCTGCCTGCTGCGTGCCACCCTGTGTATCGAGCGCCTGCAAGCCGAGCGTATCGACATGGCCTTTGCCCCGGGTGAGCAACAGGCCGATAGCGGCCCATTGCAGTTACCGACGCTGCGCCTGCCGCTGGCGATCGAACTGGGCGAGGTCAAGGTGGGCCAGATGCGCCTGGACGGCAGCGATCTGCTCGGCGACCTGCAACTGGCGGCGCACTGGACCGCCAGCGGTTTGCGGGTCGACACCCTGCGCGTGCGTCGTGATGACCTGCTCCTTGATATTTGCGCTGATGTGCAACCGCAGGGCGACTGGCCACTGCAACTGCAAGGCACGCTGCAGCTGCCTGCGGTTGATGGCAAGGCCTGGCAGCTGGCGCTGAACGCCAAGGGGGCGTTGCAGCAGACGCTGACCCTGCAGGCCGATAGCAGCGGTTACCTGGACGCGCGCCTGAGCGGTGAGCTGCAAGCCCTGGCCGAGCACCTGCCGGCACGCTTGAGCATTCGCAGCGATGGGTTCAAGCCTGCTGGCAGCCTGCCCGACACCTTGCAACTGAACCAGTTGAAGCTCGATGCCCAAGGGGATTTGCTCAAGGGCTACCGGCTGTCCGGCAGCGCCACGTTGCCGGCCGAGCAGGGCCCCGTGGGGCTGGTGCTGGCCGGCAAGGTCGATGCCAAGGGGGCGCGCCTGGATGCCCTGGACCTCAAGGCCCGCGACAGCCAGCACCTGAAGTTGCAGGCCAGTGCCGACTGGCAGCAGGGCCTGAGTGCCGAGGCGAGCCTGGATTGGCTGGACTTCCCATGGCTGCGTCTGTATCCGCTGGAGCCCGCGCCCCAGGTCAGCCTCAAGCGCCTTGACGCCCAGGTGCAATACCGCGACGGCAACTACAAGGGGGCCTTCAAGGGTGACCTCGATGGGCCGGCCGGTGCCTTCAGCCTGGCCAGCCCGTTCGAAGGCGACCTCGCTCAGGTGCGCTTGCCGCAGCTGGCGCTGAGCGCGGGGCAGGGCAAGGCGGCAGGCAGCATTGCCCTGCGTTTTGCCGATAGCCTGGCGTGGGATGTCGATCTGCAACTGTCGGCCCTGGACCCGGCCTACTGGCTGGCCGAGCTGCCGGGCAGCCTGGCCGGCCCCTTGCGCAGCCAGGGGGAATGGCACAACGAACAGCTCAGGCTCAAGGCGCAACTCGACCTCAAGGGCCGTTTGCGCGGCCAGCCGGCGTTGCTCAAGGTCGACGCCGAAGGCGAGGGCGATCACTGGACCTTGGGCAGCCTGGCAGTACAGCTGGGTGACAACCGCATCACTGGCAGTGGCAGCCTGCAGCAGCGCCTGGCCGGGCGCATCGACCTGGAGCTGCCGCGCCTCGGCCAGCTGTGGCCACAGTTGCAAGGGCAGGCCAAGGGCCGTCTGGATGTAGCAGGCACCCTGGCAGCCCCGCAGGGCACGTTCACCTTGCAAGGCCAGCAACTCGGGCAGGCCGACAACCGTCTGCAACGCCTGGATCTGGATGCACGCCTGGACAACGCCCAGCGCGCTCAGCTAGCGCTCAAGGTCGGTGGTATTCGCCTGGGCGAGACCGCCTTGGGCAACCTTGAGGTACAAGGCAAGGGCGATATCCGCCAGCAGGCCGCCACCCTCGCCCTCGTGGGGCCCCAGCTCAAGCTCGACCTGGCCGTGGATGGCGCATTGAGCAAAGGTGACTGGCGTGGCCGCCTGGCCAGTGGACGTATCCAGGCCGGGGGCCAGGACTGGCAATTGCAGGCGCCGACGAAGCTGCAGCGCCTGGCCAACGGGCAGCTGGATTTTGCCGCCCACTGCTGGCGCTCCGGCCAGGCCAGCTTGTGTGGCGAGGACCAGCGCCTGGCCCCCGAGCCGCGCCTGCGTTATCACCTCAAGCAGTTTCCGCTGGACAGCCTGGCGCAATGGCTGCCCAAGGACTTTGCCTGGCAGGGCCTGCTCAACGCCGATATCAACCTCGATATCCCGGCCAGCGGCCCCAAGGGCACGGTGCGTATCGATGCCAGCCAGGGGACCTTGCGGGTACGTGACAAAGGGCGCTGGGTCGATTTCCCGTATCAGGTGTTGCGCCTGGACAGCAGCCTGGCGCCCCGGCGGGTCGACACGCGCCTGGATTTCCAGGGGCAGCGGCTTGGTCAGCTAAGCCTGAACACACGGCTCGACCCGCTGGGCCGCAACAAGCCGCTGTCTGGTGATTTCCACCTGGCCGGGCTCGACCTGTCGATTGCCAGGCCGTTTCTGCCGATGGTCGAGCGCCTGGCCGGTCAGCTCAATGGCAGTGGGCGTCTGTCCGGCAGCCTGCTGGCGCCGCAAGTCGATGGCAGCCTGGCCTTGAGCGGTGGCGAGGTCAGTGGCGCCGAGCTGCCGGTCAGCCTCGAGGCGTTGTCGTTACAAGCGCTGATCGCCGGCGAACAGGTGCAGCTCAAGGGCGACTGGCGCAGTGGTGAGGCTGGGCGAGGGCAATTGGCCGGACAGATGACCTGGGGCCAGGCATTGGCCATGGACCTGCGACTGCAGGGCCAGCAACTGCCGGTCAACGTGGAACCCTACGCGGCCCTGGAGGTGGCTCCCGACCTGGTTATCCGTCTGGTCGAGGATCGGCTGGCGGTCACCGGCAAGGTTCACGTGCCCAAGGGCAAAATCACCGTGCGCGAGTTGCCACCTTCAACGGTGAAGGTTTCCGATGACACGGTGATCGTCGGCCAGCAGACTGACGCGGGTAAGCCGCCAATGGCCGTGGCCATGGATATCGACGTCGATGTCGGCCGTGAAAAACTGTCGTTCAGTGGCTTTGGCCTGAGCGCCAACCTGCTCGGCCACGTGCACATCGGCGACAACCTCGACACCCGTGGCGAGCTCAGCCTGGCCGACGGCCGCTACCGCGCCTACGGCCAGCGCCTGACCATTCGCCGTGCACGCCTGTTGTTCGCCGGGCCCATCGACCAGCCGTACCTGGACATCGAGGCGATTCGCCAGGTCGATGATGTGATTGCCGGTATCCGCCTCAGCGGCAGCGCCGAGCAGCCCACCACCAAGGTGTTCTCGGAGCCGGCGATGAGCCAGGAACAGGCCTTGTCCTACCTGGTGCTGGGCAGGCCACTGGGTGGTTCTGGCGAGGACAACAACATGCTGGCCGAGGCCGCCCTGGGCCTGGGCTTGATGGGCAGTGCCGGCCTGACCGGCGGCCTGGCGTCGAACCTGGGTATCGAGGACTTCCAGCTCGATACCCAAGGCTCGGGCAACAGTACCAGCGTGGTGGCCAGCGGTAACCTGACCGAGCGCCTGAGCCTGCGCTATGGTGTTGGTGTGTTCGAGCCGGCCAATACCATCGCGCTGCGCTACAAACTGAGTAAAAAGGTCTATCTCGAGGCCGCCAGCGGCTTGGCCAGTTCGCTGGATATCTTCTACAAGCGCGATTTCTAA
- a CDS encoding GNAT family N-acetyltransferase: MPETIATTARTCLLDQGYAREVRSLLYHAYRHEPTFAWLFEAQRPGYERRLRVMVREWVRQHFYLQLPAIGLLRDDRLIGVALIVPPQRRLGVADSWAWRLRMILGTGLRCTRRYLDYQAALAGCLPSEQVHVLPLLGVHPQFQGQQHGEQLLQAVHDWCAEDPSTDGVVLDTGNAHYLAFYQRQGYQEIGEVAVGPIRERVFFHPNPVSSKSANL, translated from the coding sequence ATGCCTGAGACCATCGCCACCACGGCGCGCACCTGTCTGCTCGACCAGGGCTATGCCCGCGAGGTGCGTTCGCTGCTCTACCATGCCTATCGTCACGAGCCGACCTTTGCCTGGCTGTTCGAAGCCCAGCGCCCAGGCTACGAACGGCGCCTGCGGGTGATGGTGCGCGAATGGGTGCGCCAGCATTTCTACCTGCAACTGCCGGCTATTGGCCTGCTGCGCGACGATCGCCTGATCGGCGTGGCGTTGATCGTGCCGCCGCAGCGGCGCCTGGGCGTGGCGGACAGCTGGGCCTGGCGCCTGCGCATGATCCTCGGCACCGGCCTGCGCTGCACCCGGCGCTACCTGGACTACCAGGCGGCCCTGGCTGGCTGCTTGCCCAGCGAGCAGGTGCATGTGCTGCCATTGTTAGGGGTGCATCCGCAATTCCAGGGGCAGCAGCACGGCGAGCAGTTGCTGCAGGCCGTGCATGACTGGTGCGCCGAGGATCCGAGCACCGACGGCGTAGTGCTCGATACTGGCAATGCCCATTACCTGGCGTTCTATCAGCGCCAGGGCTACCAGGAAATCGGTGAAGTTGCAGTAGGACCAATCCGCGAGCGAGTGTTCTTTCACCCTAATCCCGTATCATCCAAGTCTGCAAACCTGTGA